A single region of the Planctomycetota bacterium genome encodes:
- a CDS encoding ABC transporter ATP-binding protein gives MQTFISLENITKTYRLGEVDIPALRGVSLTIKEGDFIAIMGASGSGKTTLMNIIGCLDKPTNGRYLIEGTDIATLSRDELARIRNKKIGFVFQNFNLLARTSALENVELPLFYGSSLTGKERHRRAKAILEQLGLGDRIRHYSSQLSGGQQQRVAIARALVNQPKFLLADEPTGNLDSKSSKEIMEIVRTLNEQGLTIVMITHEPDIAEFARKRFQMKDGVII, from the coding sequence ATGCAGACTTTTATCTCACTGGAGAATATCACCAAGACCTACCGGTTGGGCGAGGTGGATATCCCGGCCTTGAGGGGCGTTTCGCTTACTATTAAAGAAGGTGATTTTATCGCTATCATGGGCGCTTCGGGCTCGGGCAAGACCACCCTGATGAATATCATCGGTTGCCTGGACAAGCCGACCAACGGCCGATATCTAATAGAAGGCACGGATATCGCCACGCTCAGCCGGGACGAACTGGCCCGCATCCGCAACAAGAAAATCGGGTTCGTATTCCAGAACTTCAATCTCCTGGCCCGGACCTCGGCCTTGGAGAACGTGGAACTGCCCCTGTTTTACGGCAGTTCATTAACCGGCAAGGAAAGGCACAGGCGGGCCAAGGCCATACTGGAGCAGCTGGGCTTGGGCGACCGGATCAGGCACTATTCCAGCCAGTTGTCCGGCGGCCAGCAGCAGCGGGTAGCCATTGCCCGGGCCCTGGTCAACCAACCCAAATTCCTGCTGGCCGACGAACCGACCGGGAATCTCGACTCCAAGTCCAGCAAGGAAATAATGGAGATAGTCCGCACCCTAAACGAACAGGGACTGACGATAGTGATGATTACCCACGAACCTGATATCGCGGAATTCGCCAGAAAGAGATTCCAGATGAAGGACGGCGTGATAATATGA
- a CDS encoding ABC transporter permease, translating into MNIFISQRIALRALMRNKARSVLTIIGIIIGIAAVITVIAVGQGATTMIKEQIKSMGNNVLMIFPGSATSGGLHYGAGSRSTLTIKDCEAIARECGSALAVSPMIRVGGPRGQIVYKEKNWRTSVQGIGMDYLTIRSLSMAQGEFFTESDINNAVKNCILGQGVAENLFSEEERENVVGKIIRISNTPFKVVGMLEKKGASAFGQDQDDVILVPWTTASRILQGSSFNNVDHILVSSTSTEMIPKTKKEVTELLRQRHNIMEGAEDDFTIRDMTELTEMVTSTSRLMTILLAIIASISLIVGGIGIMNIMLVSVTERTREIGIRMAIGARAKDILLQFLVESAILSSIGGIFGIILGASAAKIISGFTNWPVSVSLASVIIAVLFSASVGIFFGFWPAWKASRLDPIEALRYE; encoded by the coding sequence ATGAATATATTTATTTCCCAGCGTATTGCATTAAGGGCGTTGATGCGCAACAAGGCCCGCTCGGTGCTGACCATCATCGGCATCATCATCGGGATTGCCGCGGTAATTACGGTGATTGCGGTGGGCCAGGGCGCAACCACGATGATTAAAGAGCAGATAAAAAGCATGGGCAACAACGTCCTGATGATATTCCCGGGCAGCGCCACCAGCGGCGGACTCCATTATGGAGCCGGAAGCCGGTCCACCCTGACCATCAAGGATTGCGAGGCCATCGCCCGGGAATGCGGTTCGGCCCTGGCGGTTTCTCCGATGATCAGGGTGGGCGGGCCGCGCGGCCAGATTGTCTACAAGGAAAAAAACTGGCGCACCAGCGTTCAGGGTATCGGTATGGATTACCTGACCATCCGGAGTTTGTCCATGGCGCAGGGCGAATTCTTTACCGAATCGGATATCAATAATGCGGTCAAGAACTGCATACTCGGCCAGGGCGTGGCGGAGAACCTGTTCAGCGAAGAAGAAAGAGAAAATGTGGTCGGGAAAATAATTCGGATATCCAACACGCCTTTCAAGGTCGTCGGGATGCTGGAAAAAAAGGGCGCCTCGGCCTTCGGCCAGGACCAGGACGACGTAATTCTGGTGCCCTGGACCACGGCCAGTCGGATTCTCCAGGGCTCCTCATTCAATAATGTCGACCATATCCTGGTCAGTTCCACCTCCACCGAGATGATACCCAAGACCAAGAAAGAGGTAACGGAGCTCCTGCGCCAGCGCCATAACATTATGGAAGGCGCCGAGGATGATTTCACTATCCGCGACATGACCGAACTGACCGAGATGGTTACCTCAACGTCAAGATTGATGACGATTTTGCTGGCGATTATCGCATCCATTTCTTTAATTGTTGGTGGAATCGGGATAATGAATATTATGCTCGTTTCGGTGACCGAACGGACCAGGGAAATCGGCATCCGGATGGCCATCGGCGCCCGGGCCAAGGATATCCTGCTCCAGTTCCTGGTTGAGTCGGCCATCCTCTCGTCCATCGGGGGAATCTTCGGGATAATTCTGGGCGCGTCGGCGGCCAAGATTATCTCAGGTTTTACTAACTGGCCGGTTTCGGTCTCGCTGGCTTCGGTCATCATTGCGGTCTTGTTCTCGGCCAGTGTCGGAATCTTCTTCGGATTCTGGCCGGCCTGGAAGGCCTCGCGACTGGATCCGATTGAGGCGTTGCGCTATGAATAG